The following are from one region of the Salicibibacter kimchii genome:
- a CDS encoding saccharopine dehydrogenase family protein, which produces MKIAVLGAGLMGKEVARDLVHSSGVEAVALADIDLNRVELACRQLNTRVVNGYRVDASDSTELSTFMAHYDVVINALFYSFNEVVAEAAIEAGAHCVDLGGHIGNVTDQVLKKDKDAKRIGVTIIPDLGVAPGMINILSGHGAGKLDRAQAIKLYVGGIPVRPEPPLEYNHVFSMEGLFDHYTDPASIIRNGSKECIASLTEIEKIYFDRFGPLEAFHTSGGTSTLSRSFPEVNTLEYKTIRYPGHAEKFKLLVDLNLTDKNYSVDVNGQSINPREVFLKTLDPIVDLKEKDDAVLLRVKVEGLRAGNPSLYTYEMIALKDRENDITAMARATANTISVVAQMVASGEIQKRGVCPPEQIVPGDSYIEAMAKRDVHITEAVTEK; this is translated from the coding sequence TTGAAAATAGCTGTTCTCGGTGCTGGTTTAATGGGAAAAGAAGTGGCGAGAGACCTTGTCCATAGTTCCGGAGTTGAAGCGGTCGCCCTTGCCGATATCGACCTTAATCGCGTGGAACTCGCATGCAGGCAACTGAATACCCGAGTGGTAAACGGGTACCGTGTGGATGCAAGTGATTCAACGGAATTGTCAACTTTTATGGCCCACTATGACGTGGTGATCAATGCCCTTTTTTACTCTTTTAATGAAGTCGTTGCTGAAGCCGCTATTGAAGCAGGTGCCCATTGTGTGGATTTGGGTGGGCATATTGGGAATGTGACCGATCAAGTGTTAAAAAAAGATAAAGATGCCAAACGAATAGGTGTGACGATCATTCCGGATCTTGGGGTTGCTCCCGGCATGATCAATATTTTATCGGGACATGGGGCGGGGAAACTCGACCGTGCACAAGCGATTAAGTTATATGTGGGGGGGATTCCCGTGCGGCCGGAGCCTCCTTTAGAATATAATCATGTGTTTTCCATGGAAGGGTTGTTTGATCATTACACGGATCCTGCCTCGATTATTCGTAACGGGAGTAAGGAATGCATCGCTTCTTTAACTGAAATTGAAAAGATATATTTTGATCGTTTCGGCCCATTGGAAGCCTTTCATACTTCCGGTGGTACATCGACGTTGAGCCGCTCTTTTCCGGAGGTGAATACGCTGGAATATAAAACCATCCGTTACCCCGGCCATGCTGAAAAATTCAAACTACTTGTGGATTTGAATTTAACGGACAAGAATTACTCCGTCGATGTGAATGGTCAATCCATTAACCCCCGGGAAGTGTTTTTAAAAACGTTGGATCCCATCGTTGATTTAAAAGAAAAAGATGATGCCGTTCTCTTGCGTGTGAAGGTCGAAGGGCTACGGGCAGGGAACCCCTCACTCTACACTTATGAAATGATCGCGTTGAAAGATCGGGAAAACGATATAACAGCAATGGCAAGGGCAACGGCCAACACAATATCCGTAGTCGCGCAAATGGTAGCGTCCGGAGAAATCCAAAAGCGGGGTGTTTGCCCCCCTGAACAAATCGTCCCCGGGGACAGTTACATTGAAGCGATGGCCAAGCGGGATGTGCACATTACGGAAGCTGTGACGGAGAAATAA
- a CDS encoding thiamine pyrophosphate-dependent enzyme, whose amino-acid sequence MTKRYQKTMTGGEAVVECMQIEGVEHVFTVPGESFLAVLDALEHQTSIRLIANRHEGGAGFMGEGYAKASGKPGVVMATRGVGAANASIAMHTAYQDSTPLVVFLGQVQRDFRGREGFQEVDFGSNFHEMAKWTTEITDAQRVPELVQKAFRVAQTGRPGPVLVSLPEDMLKDEALMTFGPAAHKPRPTPSQEEAKKFLELLQQSKRPIVIAGGGVQLSGAEEALRHFAEKYAIPVIAGFRRQDLIDNHHPNYVGHMGLGAARSLVKHFQEADLVIALGTRLSEATSQNYTLLEWEQSLIHVDVDPNTIGMVYAPDLGIVADLKMALEAFTDLPLQQTWENWLQTCKQSFDRIVEKPGDDSIYTSVVETLYNRLPEEALLTNDAGNYATWVNGLFRLKGSNSFIGPANGAMGYGLPAAVGAKLFEPERPVVALCGDGGFMMTIQEIETSIRANVPVICIVFNNQMYGTIRMHQEMHYPEKVIGTDLGKVDFAKMAEAMGANGCNVETGEGFRIALMDALDVETTTVIDVKCDDEPYVAYRKTIDDMRKAFRS is encoded by the coding sequence ATGACAAAACGGTATCAAAAAACGATGACAGGCGGAGAAGCCGTCGTTGAATGTATGCAAATCGAAGGGGTGGAGCACGTGTTTACCGTGCCCGGGGAGAGTTTTCTTGCTGTTTTGGACGCCTTGGAGCACCAAACTTCCATCCGGCTCATAGCGAACCGCCATGAAGGCGGTGCCGGTTTTATGGGCGAGGGATATGCAAAAGCGAGCGGCAAACCGGGTGTTGTTATGGCAACACGAGGTGTTGGAGCAGCCAACGCTTCCATCGCCATGCATACAGCCTATCAAGATTCTACGCCGCTTGTCGTTTTTCTGGGGCAGGTACAAAGAGATTTTCGGGGAAGAGAAGGCTTTCAGGAAGTGGATTTCGGAAGTAATTTCCATGAGATGGCAAAGTGGACAACGGAAATCACGGATGCCCAACGTGTCCCTGAATTGGTGCAAAAAGCGTTTCGTGTCGCGCAAACCGGGCGTCCGGGTCCTGTGCTCGTCTCATTGCCGGAAGATATGCTTAAAGATGAAGCGTTAATGACCTTTGGCCCTGCTGCACATAAACCTAGACCGACCCCTTCCCAAGAAGAAGCCAAGAAATTCCTAGAATTGTTGCAACAATCAAAACGTCCCATTGTAATAGCGGGCGGAGGCGTCCAATTATCCGGTGCCGAGGAAGCTTTACGTCATTTTGCAGAAAAATACGCCATTCCTGTCATCGCAGGGTTTCGTAGACAAGATCTCATTGATAATCACCATCCGAACTATGTGGGGCACATGGGATTAGGCGCTGCTCGTTCACTGGTGAAACATTTTCAGGAAGCGGACCTCGTCATCGCTTTGGGAACGCGACTGTCGGAAGCGACCTCCCAAAATTATACGCTTCTTGAGTGGGAACAATCGCTCATCCATGTGGATGTTGACCCAAATACGATTGGGATGGTTTATGCCCCGGATCTTGGGATTGTCGCCGACTTAAAAATGGCTTTGGAAGCGTTTACGGATCTTCCACTTCAGCAAACGTGGGAAAACTGGTTGCAAACATGTAAACAATCCTTTGACCGTATCGTTGAAAAGCCGGGGGATGATTCCATTTATACATCTGTTGTTGAAACCCTCTACAACCGCTTGCCCGAGGAAGCGCTTTTAACGAATGACGCCGGAAACTATGCTACATGGGTGAACGGGCTTTTTCGCTTGAAAGGCTCCAACTCTTTTATTGGACCGGCGAATGGAGCAATGGGGTATGGATTGCCTGCGGCGGTAGGGGCAAAACTTTTCGAGCCGGAACGACCTGTCGTTGCTTTATGCGGGGACGGCGGATTCATGATGACGATACAGGAAATCGAAACGTCGATACGAGCAAATGTCCCGGTCATTTGTATCGTGTTTAATAATCAGATGTACGGAACAATTCGTATGCATCAAGAAATGCATTATCCGGAGAAAGTCATTGGAACCGATCTCGGAAAGGTGGATTTTGCCAAGATGGCAGAGGCAATGGGCGCCAATGGCTGTAACGTTGAAACCGGGGAAGGGTTCCGGATAGCTTTGATGGATGCGTTGGATGTTGAGACAACGACCGTGATTGATGTGAAATGCGACGATGAACCGTATGTTGCCTATCGGAAAACCATAGATGACATGCGTAAGGCATTTAGATCATAA
- a CDS encoding DUF3870 domain-containing protein gives MATEHTCFIAGHAKLPEGMAAKSVFDSLTITAEVDRKHGVILEASCTLATDHGRQYIHDLLKGISLKTDVAEAEALIARQYKGKATNALLAAILDLHRQYETMQEGNDVT, from the coding sequence ATGGCTACTGAACATACATGTTTTATTGCCGGACACGCGAAACTTCCGGAAGGGATGGCGGCAAAAAGTGTCTTTGATTCATTGACAATCACAGCGGAAGTGGACCGGAAACATGGGGTCATTTTGGAAGCTTCTTGTACGTTGGCGACCGATCACGGTCGTCAATACATCCATGATCTTTTAAAAGGCATCAGCTTGAAAACGGATGTGGCTGAAGCGGAAGCATTAATCGCCCGTCAATATAAAGGGAAAGCGACCAACGCATTGCTCGCCGCTATCTTAGATTTGCATCGTCAATACGAAACCATGCAGGAAGGGAATGATGTGACATGA